A window of Paraburkholderia bryophila contains these coding sequences:
- a CDS encoding VOC family protein, which produces MSVAETSLPPFHLAFPVHSLAAAREFYGDLLGCPEGRSSEAWVDFNFYGHQIVAHLAPDELGHRHTSKVDGDAVPVRHFGAVLSMAQWQAAADKLQQAGIDFIIEPHVRFKGEVGEQATMFFLDPSGNALEFKAFADMSSLFAK; this is translated from the coding sequence ATGAGCGTTGCCGAAACCAGTTTGCCGCCGTTCCATCTGGCGTTTCCTGTCCATAGCCTCGCCGCCGCGCGCGAGTTTTACGGCGACCTGCTGGGTTGTCCGGAAGGCCGCAGTTCCGAGGCATGGGTCGATTTCAATTTCTACGGTCATCAGATCGTCGCGCACCTCGCGCCGGACGAACTTGGCCACCGCCACACCAGCAAGGTGGACGGCGACGCCGTGCCGGTCCGTCACTTCGGCGCCGTGCTGTCCATGGCGCAATGGCAGGCCGCCGCGGACAAACTGCAACAGGCCGGCATCGACTTCATCATCGAACCGCATGTGCGTTTCAAGGGCGAAGTCGGCGAGCAGGCAACCATGTTCTTTCTCGATCCGTCGGGCAATGCGCTGGAATTCAAGGCGTTTGCCGATATGTCGTCGTTGTTCGCGAAGTAG
- a CDS encoding efflux transporter outer membrane subunit, whose product MRVAGPCRAITTLAGAALLAACTVGPDYQRPQAEVPPTWQTDSYWRVAEPSHAPIALDWWSGFGDPALAALETQALAQNQTLVAASAHYAQATATLANTRAQQIPEVDLGASGSRFRISKDRPLTNYATPTESTVQNNVQLGPTINYDTDLFGRIRRQVEGASASAEQSADDLANARLVLTTDLATDYFSLRELDAEIDVLNQSVKLQQKALDYVSAEHELGSVSGLDVLQQKSLLDSTKVQAQLLLNQRAQFEHAIAALVGVPAPQFAIAPKVLDTQVPAIPLGLPSDVLQRRPDIASAERAMAAANAQIGVAKAAFFPSLTLTPGIGWEATQFASLLSAPTLMWTLGATVGQVLFDGGRRAANVKFASEGYRANEATYRQTVLTAFQQVQDGITGLSVLDGAAKQSHEAVTDAQHLLSLATDRYSGGLVAYLDVITAQQSLLTSERQDVQIHGQQMTLSVALVKALGGGWEAGTAMAATSKDAQSNDAKEAMAPAR is encoded by the coding sequence GTGAGGGTCGCAGGCCCATGCCGGGCGATCACGACACTCGCGGGCGCGGCCTTGCTGGCGGCGTGCACGGTCGGGCCGGACTATCAGCGCCCGCAAGCCGAGGTGCCGCCCACGTGGCAGACCGATTCGTACTGGCGGGTGGCGGAGCCGTCGCATGCGCCGATCGCGCTGGACTGGTGGAGCGGTTTCGGCGATCCGGCGCTGGCCGCGCTGGAAACCCAGGCGCTCGCGCAGAACCAGACGCTGGTGGCCGCAAGCGCCCACTATGCGCAGGCCACGGCGACACTCGCGAATACGCGCGCGCAGCAGATTCCCGAGGTTGACCTTGGGGCCTCCGGCTCGCGCTTCCGTATTTCGAAGGATCGTCCGCTGACCAATTATGCGACGCCGACCGAGTCGACGGTGCAGAACAATGTGCAGCTCGGCCCCACGATCAACTACGACACCGATCTATTCGGCCGGATACGTCGTCAGGTGGAAGGCGCGTCGGCGTCGGCGGAACAATCGGCCGACGACCTCGCCAACGCGCGGCTGGTGCTGACCACCGACCTCGCCACCGACTATTTCTCGCTGCGCGAGCTCGACGCCGAGATCGACGTGCTGAACCAGTCGGTGAAACTGCAGCAGAAGGCGCTCGATTACGTGAGCGCCGAGCATGAGCTCGGTTCGGTGTCGGGGCTCGACGTGTTGCAGCAGAAGTCGCTGCTCGACTCGACCAAGGTGCAGGCGCAACTGCTGCTGAATCAGCGCGCGCAATTCGAACATGCGATCGCCGCATTGGTCGGCGTACCCGCGCCGCAATTCGCCATCGCGCCGAAGGTGCTCGACACGCAGGTGCCGGCGATTCCGCTCGGCCTGCCGAGCGACGTGTTGCAACGCCGGCCCGATATCGCCTCTGCCGAACGCGCGATGGCTGCGGCGAATGCGCAGATCGGCGTGGCCAAGGCGGCGTTTTTCCCGAGCCTGACGCTGACGCCGGGCATCGGCTGGGAAGCCACGCAGTTCGCCAGCCTGCTGAGCGCGCCAACGCTGATGTGGACGCTCGGCGCGACGGTCGGCCAGGTGCTGTTCGACGGCGGCCGCCGTGCGGCGAACGTGAAGTTCGCGAGCGAAGGCTACAGGGCCAACGAGGCCACCTACCGGCAAACCGTGCTGACCGCGTTCCAGCAGGTGCAGGACGGTATCACCGGGCTGTCGGTGCTGGACGGCGCGGCGAAGCAGTCGCACGAAGCGGTGACCGATGCGCAGCATCTGCTGTCGCTCGCCACCGACCGTTATTCGGGCGGTCTCGTCGCGTATCTCGACGTGATCACCGCGCAGCAGTCGCTGCTCACGAGCGAGCGCCAGGACGTGCAGATTCACGGCCAGCAGATGACGCTGTCGGTGGCGCTGGTCAAGGCATTGGGCGGCGGTTGGGAGGCCGGCACGGCGATGGCGGCCACCTCGAAAGACGCACAATCGAACGACGCGAAGGAGGCGATGGCTCCCGCGCGGTGA
- a CDS encoding heavy metal response regulator transcription factor: protein MKLLIVEDEHKVVDYLRSGLTEQGWVVDVALDGEEGMHLATEFDYDVIVLDVMLPKRDGFSVLKALRMRKSTPVIMLTARDHVTDRVRGLREGADDYLTKPFSFLELVERLHALARRTRSQESTLISVGDLFVDLIGRRATRDGVRLDLTAKEFQLLSVLARRQGDILSKTAITELVWDVNFDSHTNVVETAIKRLRAKLDGPFPSKLLHTVRGMGYVLEVREEAEQS, encoded by the coding sequence ATGAAATTGCTGATTGTTGAAGACGAGCACAAGGTGGTGGACTATCTGCGCTCCGGTTTGACAGAGCAGGGCTGGGTCGTGGACGTCGCGCTAGATGGCGAGGAGGGCATGCATCTCGCCACCGAATTCGATTACGACGTGATCGTGCTCGACGTGATGCTGCCCAAACGCGACGGCTTCAGCGTGCTGAAGGCGCTGCGCATGCGCAAGTCCACGCCGGTCATCATGCTGACCGCGCGCGACCATGTGACCGACCGCGTGCGCGGCCTGCGCGAAGGCGCGGACGACTACCTCACCAAACCGTTTTCGTTCCTCGAACTGGTCGAGCGGCTGCATGCGCTGGCGCGCCGCACGCGCTCGCAGGAATCGACGCTGATTTCAGTGGGCGATCTGTTCGTCGATCTGATCGGCCGCCGTGCGACGCGCGACGGCGTACGCCTCGACCTGACCGCCAAAGAGTTTCAGTTGCTCAGCGTGCTGGCCCGCCGGCAAGGCGACATTCTGTCGAAGACCGCGATCACCGAACTCGTCTGGGACGTCAATTTCGACAGCCACACGAACGTAGTGGAGACCGCGATCAAACGCCTGCGCGCGAAGCTCGACGGTCCGTTTCCGTCCAAGCTGCTGCATACCGTGCGCGGCATGGGCTATGTGCTCGAAGTGCGCGAGGAGGCTGAGCAGTCATGA
- a CDS encoding LysR family transcriptional regulator: MLSELKTFIAVSQYGTFSGAGARIGLTQSAVSAQMQRLEEELGFALFDRTGRSATLNDAGRETLTLAEEMMTLYARLSERGAVAAESGMLRMGAIASAQVSFLADALARFRDDRPGWRIRVVPGVSLGLLGQVDSGELDLAVIIRPPFALPSELEWRSLASEPFVLLAPKALARNQPAWRELLRSAPFIRYDRASFGGRLVDRFLRRSRLNVQDVIELDELQGIVQLVARGIGVALIPKTVGLGKWPANVVALELGDATFHREIGLVQRPRHSRQAVAEALADCIGTAAGA; this comes from the coding sequence ATGCTGAGCGAACTCAAAACCTTTATCGCCGTCAGTCAGTACGGCACGTTCTCCGGCGCGGGCGCGCGTATTGGCCTGACGCAATCCGCCGTGAGCGCGCAAATGCAGCGGCTCGAGGAAGAACTCGGCTTCGCGCTGTTCGACCGCACCGGGCGCTCCGCCACGTTGAACGACGCGGGCCGCGAAACGCTGACGCTCGCCGAGGAAATGATGACGCTGTACGCGCGGCTCTCGGAACGCGGCGCGGTCGCGGCGGAGAGCGGCATGCTGCGGATGGGCGCGATCGCGTCCGCGCAGGTGTCGTTTCTGGCCGACGCGCTGGCGCGCTTTCGCGACGACCGCCCCGGTTGGCGGATACGCGTCGTGCCAGGCGTGTCGCTGGGCTTGCTGGGCCAGGTGGATTCCGGCGAACTCGATCTGGCGGTGATCATCCGGCCGCCGTTCGCGCTGCCGTCCGAACTCGAATGGCGCTCGCTCGCCAGCGAGCCGTTCGTGCTGCTCGCGCCGAAAGCGCTCGCGCGCAACCAACCCGCCTGGCGCGAACTGCTCAGGAGCGCGCCGTTTATCCGCTACGACCGCGCGTCGTTCGGCGGCAGGCTGGTGGACCGGTTTCTGCGGCGCTCGCGGCTGAATGTGCAGGACGTGATCGAGCTCGACGAATTGCAGGGAATCGTGCAACTCGTCGCGCGCGGCATCGGCGTGGCGTTGATTCCGAAGACGGTCGGGCTCGGCAAGTGGCCCGCCAATGTCGTCGCGCTCGAACTCGGCGACGCGACGTTTCATCGTGAAATCGGCCTCGTGCAGCGTCCGCGGCACAGCCGGCAAGCGGTGGCGGAAGCGCTCGCCGACTGCATCGGCACGGCGGCCGGCGCGTGA
- a CDS encoding efflux RND transporter periplasmic adaptor subunit, which yields MTEKTHASLAIPARETEGGHALPPRHREWKRAKIAIWIVLALLAVGALRTVIADVLQSRSVAETTKQNATQYVNVVSPTQTSGGGDTLLPGTLRGNVESPIYARSTGYLLHWYADIGARVKQGQLLADLDTPEIDQELAQALAQRQQTSSSLGLAKSSLDRWQQLRQRDAVSQQELDERQSTYTQDIANLAAADANVKRLQQLESFKRIVAPFAGVVTQRNVDVGDLIDAGSGTSRALFALAQSDPLRVYVQLPQAYAQNVSVDQKVVVTQAELAGQQFHGTITHMSGAIDVPTRSLQIEVTLPNPDDKLRPGAYVQVAVPAVAHAQLMVPGNALLFRAEGPRLAVVDGQGKVQLRKIVIAQDLGQSLEIESGIEASDKVIINPSDSIADGDHVQITQPQKNGKGAS from the coding sequence ATGACCGAAAAAACCCATGCATCGCTAGCGATCCCCGCGCGAGAGACCGAAGGCGGGCACGCATTGCCGCCGCGCCATCGCGAATGGAAGCGCGCCAAAATCGCTATCTGGATCGTGCTGGCGCTGCTCGCCGTGGGCGCGTTGCGCACCGTGATCGCGGACGTGCTGCAGAGCCGTTCGGTGGCGGAGACGACCAAACAGAACGCCACGCAATACGTGAATGTGGTGAGTCCGACGCAGACCTCGGGTGGCGGCGACACGCTGTTGCCGGGCACCTTGCGCGGCAACGTGGAGTCGCCGATCTATGCGCGCTCAACGGGTTATCTGCTGCACTGGTACGCCGATATCGGCGCGCGGGTGAAGCAGGGGCAACTGCTGGCCGATCTGGACACGCCGGAAATCGATCAGGAATTGGCGCAGGCGTTGGCGCAGCGTCAGCAAACCAGCTCGAGTCTCGGCCTCGCGAAGAGTTCGCTGGACCGCTGGCAGCAATTGCGTCAGCGCGACGCGGTGTCGCAACAGGAACTCGACGAACGGCAGAGCACGTACACGCAGGACATCGCCAACCTCGCCGCGGCCGACGCCAATGTCAAACGTCTGCAGCAACTGGAATCGTTCAAGCGCATCGTCGCGCCGTTCGCCGGCGTGGTCACGCAACGCAACGTCGACGTCGGCGACCTGATCGACGCGGGCAGCGGCACGAGCCGCGCGCTGTTCGCGCTGGCGCAGTCGGACCCGCTGCGCGTTTATGTGCAATTGCCGCAGGCTTACGCGCAAAACGTCTCGGTCGATCAGAAGGTGGTGGTGACGCAGGCGGAACTGGCCGGTCAGCAATTCCACGGCACGATCACGCACATGTCCGGCGCGATCGACGTGCCCACGCGTTCGTTGCAGATCGAAGTGACGCTGCCGAACCCCGACGACAAGCTGCGCCCCGGCGCGTACGTCCAGGTCGCGGTGCCGGCGGTGGCCCATGCGCAACTGATGGTGCCGGGCAACGCGCTGCTGTTCCGCGCGGAAGGTCCGCGGCTCGCCGTGGTCGACGGGCAGGGCAAGGTGCAGTTGCGCAAGATCGTGATCGCGCAGGATCTCGGACAGTCGCTCGAAATCGAAAGCGGGATCGAGGCGAGCGACAAGGTGATCATCAACCCGAGCGATTCGATCGCGGACGGCGATCACGTGCAGATCACCCAGCCGCAGAAAAACGGCAAGGGGGCGTCGTGA
- a CDS encoding efflux RND transporter permease subunit encodes MWIVNVALKRPYTFIVMAILILLATPFVLLTTPVDVLPEINIPVVSIIWNYTGLSAEDMANRITSVNERSLTTTVNDIEHIESQSLAGIAILKIFLQPTANIQTAIAQTVAVEQAQLKQMPPGATPPLVISYSASSIPVIQLGLSSPKLSEQALNDTALNFLRPQLVTIPGAAVPYPYGGKSRLISVDLDTRALLAKGLTPSDVVSAFNAQNLILPTGTAKIGPKEYTINMNGSPATVEGLNDIPVRTLNGATTYLREVAHVRDGFSPQTNIVRQDGHRGVLISVLKNGSASTLSIVNTLRDLLPSARASLPPDLNVTALFDQSVFVKAAVQGVVREALVAAALTAAMILLFLGNWRSTCIIAISIPLSILSSLIALHALGQTINIMTLGGLALAVGILVDDATVTIENIERHLHMGTNLHDAILDGAGEIAIPALVSTLCICIVFVPMFFLTGVARYLFVPLAEAVVFAMLASYILSRTLVPTLAMLLMGHAHKPKAGAKPNPFMRIYHRFDQGFERMRAGYIMILSSVLVRRGRFGSLFLGFCIVSMGLVFVLGEDFFPSVDAGDIRLHMRAPTGTRIEETARLADEVEKTIREVVPAKELGTILDNLGLPYSGINLSYSNAGTIGTLDGEIQVALNEDHKPTQTYMDKLRTLLPQRFPGVEFFFQPADIVTQILNFGLPAAVDVQISGADQQGNFDIARKLMKQVRMIPGTVDTHIQQKLDEPAINLQMDRTRLQQLNLSASNVAQNVLISLSGSSQTSPGFWFNNRNGVEYSVAVQTPQYQVSSIDELLRTPVSGSANGPTQLLGNLVRVSPQSQFAEVTHYNIKPVIDLYVSVESRDLGSVASQVDKLVNDARASLPRGSQIIVRGQVQTMRSSFFGLGIGVAMAIVLVYLLIVVNFQSWVDPLIIVSALPAALAGIVWMLFLTGTHLSVPALTGAIMTMGVATANSILMVSFARQRLSAGAPPLTAALEAGASRIRPVLMTAFAMIIGMIPMALGLGEGAEQNAPLGRAVIGGLLFATVSTLFFVPLVFAGIHTRLARRHGEDDDADHSGGHDGGNGNGNDGPAPDHGGAAKPA; translated from the coding sequence ATGTGGATTGTTAACGTTGCGCTTAAACGGCCATACACGTTCATCGTGATGGCCATTCTGATCTTGCTGGCGACGCCGTTCGTGCTGTTGACCACGCCGGTCGACGTATTGCCGGAAATCAATATTCCGGTGGTCAGCATCATCTGGAATTACACCGGTTTGTCGGCCGAAGACATGGCCAACCGTATCACCTCGGTCAACGAGCGCAGTCTGACCACCACCGTCAACGACATCGAGCACATCGAGTCGCAGTCGCTGGCGGGCATCGCGATTCTGAAGATCTTCCTGCAACCCACCGCGAACATCCAGACCGCGATCGCACAGACCGTTGCGGTGGAGCAGGCGCAGCTCAAGCAGATGCCGCCGGGCGCGACGCCGCCGCTCGTGATCAGCTATTCGGCCTCGAGCATTCCGGTGATCCAGCTCGGTCTGTCGAGCCCGAAGCTCTCGGAGCAGGCGCTCAACGACACCGCGCTGAACTTCCTGCGCCCGCAACTCGTGACGATTCCCGGCGCGGCCGTGCCATATCCGTACGGCGGCAAGTCGCGGCTGATCTCGGTCGACCTCGACACGCGGGCGTTGCTGGCGAAAGGCCTGACGCCCTCGGACGTGGTCAGCGCATTTAACGCGCAGAACCTGATTCTGCCGACCGGTACGGCCAAGATCGGGCCGAAGGAATACACGATCAACATGAACGGCTCGCCCGCCACGGTGGAAGGGCTCAACGACATTCCGGTGCGCACGCTCAACGGCGCGACCACCTATCTGCGCGAGGTCGCGCACGTGCGCGACGGGTTCTCGCCGCAGACCAATATCGTGCGTCAGGATGGCCACCGCGGCGTGTTGATCTCGGTGCTCAAGAACGGCAGCGCGTCGACGCTGTCGATCGTCAATACGCTGCGCGACCTGCTGCCGAGCGCGCGCGCTTCTTTGCCGCCGGACCTGAACGTGACGGCGCTGTTCGATCAGTCGGTGTTCGTGAAAGCCGCGGTGCAAGGCGTGGTGCGTGAGGCGCTGGTGGCCGCCGCGCTGACCGCCGCGATGATTCTGCTGTTTCTCGGCAACTGGCGCAGCACCTGCATCATCGCGATCTCGATTCCGTTGTCGATTTTGTCTTCGCTGATTGCATTGCACGCGCTTGGGCAGACCATCAACATCATGACGCTCGGCGGGCTCGCGCTCGCCGTCGGGATCCTGGTCGACGATGCGACGGTGACGATCGAGAATATCGAACGGCATCTGCATATGGGCACGAATCTGCACGACGCGATTCTCGACGGCGCGGGCGAGATCGCCATTCCGGCGCTGGTGTCCACGCTGTGTATCTGTATCGTGTTCGTGCCGATGTTCTTCCTGACCGGCGTGGCGCGTTATCTGTTCGTGCCGCTCGCCGAAGCGGTCGTGTTCGCGATGCTCGCCTCGTACATTTTGTCGCGCACGCTGGTGCCGACCCTCGCGATGCTGCTGATGGGCCACGCGCACAAGCCGAAAGCCGGTGCGAAACCGAATCCGTTCATGCGCATCTATCACCGCTTCGATCAGGGCTTCGAGCGCATGCGCGCCGGCTACATCATGATTCTGAGCAGCGTGCTGGTGCGGCGCGGACGCTTCGGCAGCCTGTTCCTCGGCTTCTGCATTGTCTCGATGGGGCTGGTTTTCGTGCTCGGCGAAGACTTCTTTCCGAGTGTCGACGCGGGCGATATCCGCCTGCATATGCGTGCGCCGACCGGCACCCGGATCGAGGAAACCGCGCGTCTCGCGGACGAGGTCGAGAAGACGATTCGCGAGGTCGTCCCCGCGAAAGAACTGGGCACGATTCTCGACAACCTCGGCTTGCCGTATAGCGGTATCAATCTCTCTTATAGCAATGCCGGCACGATCGGCACGCTCGACGGCGAGATCCAGGTCGCGCTGAACGAAGACCATAAGCCGACGCAAACCTACATGGACAAGTTGCGCACGCTTCTGCCGCAGCGTTTTCCTGGCGTGGAGTTTTTCTTCCAGCCGGCCGACATCGTCACGCAGATTCTGAACTTCGGTTTGCCGGCCGCAGTGGACGTGCAGATCTCCGGCGCGGATCAGCAGGGCAACTTCGACATTGCGCGCAAACTGATGAAGCAGGTGCGCATGATTCCCGGCACGGTGGATACGCACATCCAGCAGAAACTGGATGAGCCGGCCATCAATCTTCAGATGGATCGCACCCGTTTGCAGCAGCTCAATCTGAGCGCGAGCAACGTGGCGCAAAACGTGCTGATTTCGTTGTCGGGCAGCTCGCAAACGTCGCCGGGTTTCTGGTTCAACAACCGCAACGGGGTCGAATACAGCGTCGCGGTGCAGACGCCGCAGTACCAGGTGTCGTCGATCGACGAATTGCTGCGCACGCCCGTGTCGGGCTCGGCCAACGGGCCGACGCAACTACTGGGCAACCTGGTGCGTGTGTCGCCGCAGAGTCAGTTCGCGGAAGTCACGCACTACAACATCAAACCGGTGATCGATCTGTACGTGAGCGTGGAAAGCCGCGACCTGGGCAGCGTGGCGAGCCAGGTCGACAAGCTGGTGAACGACGCGCGCGCGTCGCTGCCGCGCGGCAGTCAGATCATTGTGCGCGGCCAGGTGCAGACCATGCGCAGTTCGTTCTTCGGGCTAGGTATTGGCGTGGCGATGGCGATCGTGCTGGTGTACCTGTTGATCGTGGTGAACTTCCAGTCGTGGGTCGATCCGCTGATCATCGTCAGCGCGTTGCCGGCGGCGCTCGCGGGCATTGTGTGGATGCTGTTTCTGACCGGCACGCATCTGAGCGTGCCGGCGCTGACCGGCGCGATCATGACGATGGGCGTGGCGACCGCCAACAGTATTCTGATGGTGTCGTTCGCGCGCCAGCGGCTCTCGGCCGGCGCACCGCCGCTCACCGCCGCGCTCGAAGCCGGTGCGAGCCGGATCCGCCCGGTGCTGATGACCGCTTTCGCCATGATCATCGGCATGATTCCGATGGCGCTCGGCCTCGGCGAAGGCGCCGAGCAGAACGCGCCGCTCGGCCGCGCGGTGATCGGCGGTCTGCTGTTTGCCACGGTATCCACGCTGTTTTTCGTGCCGCTGGTGTTCGCGGGTATTCATACCCGGCTCGCGCGGCGCCACGGTGAAGACGACGATGCGGACCACTCGGGCGGCCACGACGGCGGTAACGGTAATGGCAACGACGGCCCCGCGCCGGACCACGGCGGCGCTGCCAAGCCCGCGTAA
- a CDS encoding LysE family translocator encodes MITSSFVTADVLIAYGAYFVGTASPGPSNLAIMSLAMSAGRRAALTFALGVVSGSFFWALLASLGLSAVLASYSECLVAIKIAGGLYLLWLGFKSARSAFSASALPANATRRNEPPQRLYLRGLLLHLTNPKAILVWLSIVSLAVSPAGGTSHTLPVVLGCMCIGVSVFSSYAVLFSTASARRIYLAIRRWLDGSLAIMFGIAGLKMLTSKS; translated from the coding sequence ATGATCACCAGCAGCTTCGTCACCGCCGATGTCCTGATCGCCTACGGCGCGTACTTCGTCGGCACCGCGAGCCCGGGGCCGAGCAACCTGGCGATCATGTCGCTGGCCATGAGCGCAGGCCGCCGCGCCGCGCTCACTTTCGCGCTCGGCGTGGTGTCGGGTTCGTTCTTCTGGGCGCTGCTGGCGTCGCTGGGGTTGTCGGCGGTGCTGGCCTCCTACTCGGAGTGTCTGGTCGCGATCAAGATTGCCGGCGGACTCTATCTGCTGTGGCTCGGTTTCAAGTCCGCGCGTTCCGCCTTCAGCGCTAGCGCGTTGCCGGCCAACGCGACCCGCCGGAACGAGCCGCCGCAGCGTCTCTATCTGCGTGGCCTGTTGCTGCATCTCACCAATCCGAAGGCGATTCTGGTCTGGCTGTCGATCGTGTCGCTGGCCGTGTCGCCAGCAGGCGGCACCTCGCATACCTTGCCGGTGGTGCTGGGGTGCATGTGCATCGGCGTTTCGGTGTTCAGCAGCTACGCGGTGTTGTTCTCGACCGCGTCGGCACGCCGTATCTATCTGGCAATCCGGCGCTGGCTCGACGGCTCGCTAGCGATCATGTTCGGGATCGCCGGCCTGAAGATGCTGACATCGAAAAGCTAG
- a CDS encoding SulP family inorganic anion transporter, with amino-acid sequence MRDFLASMTARMSVLKGVLPLTRAGAARDALAGVQLASMDIPQVLGYARIAGMPAVAGLYTVFLPLLAFAFFGASRHLVVAADSATATIFASRLSTMAPASSVEYASLAATVALLTAALLLVARIFKLGFLADFLSRTVLVGFLAGVGVQVGIAMLGDMFGVPGHAASSVAQVALVVREAAQIHLPTLCISLLVVVSILACKRFLPRAPVPLFAVVAGIAASDIYGFAAHGISVLGPVAGGLPPLRMPSVTWQQMLDLLPVAASCFVMIVAQSAAASRVFAERYHEPVDTNADLLGIAAANAAAAFTGAFVVNGSPTQTAMGDRAGTRSQFAQVVFAAVVVVVLLFFSRFLQYLPHCILASIVFTIAVGLINVQALFSIRRESPGEFTLAVFTALAVVLIGVEHGILVAVALSLLRHVRHSYRPHTMILAPGDGGVWVPVPAVPGMQTAPGLIVYRFGADLFYANDHFFVDDTRRLIDHAPSKVRWFVVDASAITDLDYSAARSVGELCEALKASGIEVIFARVNRYLRADMDRHGITPVIDTSCIFSTLHEALRSAGVDKPDLHVKEAT; translated from the coding sequence ATGCGAGATTTTCTGGCGAGTATGACGGCGCGCATGAGCGTGCTGAAGGGCGTCCTTCCCTTGACGCGCGCTGGCGCCGCGCGCGATGCGCTGGCCGGCGTGCAACTCGCGTCGATGGATATTCCGCAGGTACTGGGGTACGCGCGTATCGCCGGCATGCCGGCCGTGGCAGGGCTTTACACCGTTTTCCTGCCGTTGCTCGCCTTTGCGTTTTTCGGTGCCTCCCGGCACCTCGTGGTCGCCGCCGATTCCGCGACCGCCACCATCTTCGCGAGCCGGCTCTCCACCATGGCGCCGGCGTCGAGCGTCGAATATGCGTCGCTCGCCGCGACGGTCGCGTTGCTGACCGCCGCGTTGCTGCTCGTCGCGCGCATTTTCAAACTGGGCTTTCTGGCCGACTTTCTGTCGCGCACCGTGCTGGTCGGCTTTCTCGCGGGCGTCGGCGTGCAGGTCGGCATTGCCATGCTCGGCGACATGTTCGGCGTGCCCGGCCATGCGGCGAGCAGCGTCGCGCAAGTGGCGCTGGTGGTGCGCGAAGCGGCGCAGATCCATCTGCCGACGCTCTGCATTTCGCTGCTGGTGGTCGTCTCCATTCTCGCGTGCAAACGCTTTTTGCCGCGTGCGCCGGTGCCGCTGTTCGCCGTCGTGGCGGGCATCGCCGCCAGCGATATCTACGGCTTCGCGGCGCACGGCATCTCCGTGCTCGGGCCGGTGGCGGGCGGACTGCCGCCGCTGCGCATGCCTTCCGTAACGTGGCAGCAGATGCTCGATCTGTTGCCGGTCGCGGCCTCCTGTTTCGTGATGATCGTCGCGCAGAGCGCCGCCGCGAGCCGCGTGTTCGCCGAGCGTTATCACGAACCCGTCGACACCAACGCCGACCTGCTGGGCATCGCCGCGGCCAACGCGGCGGCGGCGTTCACGGGCGCCTTCGTGGTCAACGGCAGCCCGACGCAAACGGCCATGGGCGATCGCGCGGGCACGCGCAGCCAGTTCGCGCAGGTTGTGTTCGCGGCAGTGGTGGTGGTCGTGCTGCTGTTTTTCAGCCGCTTTTTGCAGTATCTGCCGCATTGCATTCTCGCCAGCATCGTCTTCACGATCGCCGTCGGTCTGATCAACGTGCAGGCGCTGTTTTCGATTCGCCGCGAAAGTCCGGGCGAATTCACGCTGGCCGTGTTTACCGCGCTGGCGGTCGTGCTGATCGGCGTCGAGCACGGCATTCTGGTCGCCGTGGCCCTCTCGCTACTGCGCCACGTGCGCCACAGTTACCGTCCTCACACGATGATTCTCGCGCCCGGCGACGGCGGCGTCTGGGTGCCGGTGCCGGCCGTGCCCGGCATGCAGACCGCGCCGGGGTTGATCGTCTATCGCTTCGGCGCCGACCTGTTCTACGCGAACGATCACTTCTTCGTCGACGATACACGCCGCCTGATCGATCACGCGCCGAGCAAGGTGCGCTGGTTCGTCGTCGACGCGAGCGCGATTACCGACCTCGACTATTCGGCGGCGCGTTCGGTGGGGGAGTTGTGCGAGGCGTTGAAGGCCAGCGGCATCGAGGTGATCTTCGCCCGCGTAAACCGATATCTGCGCGCGGATATGGACCGGCATGGGATCACGCCGGTGATCGACACGAGCTGCATTTTCAGCACCCTGCACGAGGCGCTGCGCTCGGCCGGTGTGGATAAGCCGGACCTGCACGTCAAGGAAGCCACCTAG